The following are encoded together in the Choloepus didactylus isolate mChoDid1 chromosome 7, mChoDid1.pri, whole genome shotgun sequence genome:
- the ZSCAN31 gene encoding zinc finger and SCAN domain-containing protein 31 isoform X1, which yields MASKEEQDGLKIVKVEEEPIWDQETYLQRNSFSSQEASRQLFRQFCYQDTPGPREALSRLRELCHQWLRPETHTKEQILELLVLEQFLTILPEELKAWVQEHHPKSGEEVVAVVEDLEQELSEPGKQAPDHKFVHSEVLSEDTAQLKAKQESTVTQLQSMVIQLQCESFSPHKFQEQDGETLPENQGLAPKQEVFKKVENLADISSRLQRDVPLHSKYRETCRPESRVEKQRGHPTGERRHRCNECGKSFTQSSVLIQHQRIHTGEKPYECEECGKAFSQRSGLNEHQRSHTGEKPYQCKECGKAFSASNGLIRHRRIHTGEKPYECEECGKAFRLSSYLVQHQRIHTGEKRYQCNECGKTFSQNAGLFQHLRIHTGEKPYQCSQCSKSFSRRTLLMKHQRSHTGERPYECDECGKSFSHHCNLIRHFRIHTVAELD from the exons ATGGCTTCAAAAGAGGAACAAGATGGACTTAAGATTGTGAAAGTGGAGGAAGAGCCTATCTGGGACCAAGAAACCTACTTGCAAAGGAATAGCTTTTCTAGCCAGGAGGCCTCCCGCCAACTTTTTAGGCAGTTTTGTTACCAAGACACTCCTGGTCCCCGAGAAGCCCTGAGCCGACTACGGGAGCTCTGTCATCAGTGGCTGAGGCCAGAGACACACACCAAGGAGCAGATCCTAGAACTGCTAGTTCTGGAGCAGTTCCTGACTATCCTACCTGAGGAGCTCAAGGCCTGGGTGCAAGAGCACCATCCAAAGAGCGGGGAGGAGGTGGTGGCTGTAGTTGAAGATCTGGAGCAAGAGCTTAGTGAGCCAGGGAAACAG GCCCCTGATCACAAATTTGTACATTCTGAAGTGCTCTCAGAGGATACAGCACAACTGAAGGCCAAGCAGGAATCAACAGTCACACAGCTTCAGTCCATGGTGATCCAGCTGCAGTGTGAATCTTTCAGCCCCCACAAATTTCAAGAACAAG ATGGTGAAACTCTACCTGAAAACCAGGGGTTGGCACCAAAGCAAGAAGTctttaaaaaagtggaaaatttggCAGATATATCTAGTAGACTCCAAAGAGATGTTCCCCTGCATTCTAAGTACAGAGAAACTTGTAGACCTGAGAGCAGGGTCGAAAAGCAGCGAGGACACCCCACCGGAGAGAGACGTCACAGGtgcaatgaatgtgggaaaaGCTTCACTCAGAGTTCAGTCCTCATTCAGCACCAGAGAATCCACACTGGGGAGAAGCCATATGAATGTGAAGAGTGTGGGAAGGCCTTCAGCCAGAGGTCAGGCCTAAATGAACATCAGCGGagccacactggagagaaaccctatcaaTGTAAggagtgtgggaaagccttcagtgcCAGCAATGGCCTCATTCGACACAGAAGAATCCATACAGGGGAAAAGCCATATGAATGTGAagagtgtgggaaagccttccgcCTGAGCTCATACCTTGTTCAGCATCAGAGgatacacactggagagaagcgcTATCAGTGTAATGAGTGTGGAAAAACCTTCAGTCAGAATGCAGGGCTTTTCCAGCACCTCCGAAttcacactggtgagaaaccctatCAGTGCAGTCAATGCAGTAAAAGCTTTAGTAGGCGAACACTCCTTATGAAACATCAGAGAAGCCACACTGGAGAGAGACCATATGAATGTGATGAGTGTGGAAAATCCTTCAGTCATCATTGCAACCTTATTAGACATTTCAGAATCCATACTGTTGCTGAACTGGACTAA
- the ZSCAN31 gene encoding zinc finger and SCAN domain-containing protein 31 isoform X2 — translation MVIQLQCESFSPHKFQEQDGETLPENQGLAPKQEVFKKVENLADISSRLQRDVPLHSKYRETCRPESRVEKQRGHPTGERRHRCNECGKSFTQSSVLIQHQRIHTGEKPYECEECGKAFSQRSGLNEHQRSHTGEKPYQCKECGKAFSASNGLIRHRRIHTGEKPYECEECGKAFRLSSYLVQHQRIHTGEKRYQCNECGKTFSQNAGLFQHLRIHTGEKPYQCSQCSKSFSRRTLLMKHQRSHTGERPYECDECGKSFSHHCNLIRHFRIHTVAELD, via the exons ATGGTGATCCAGCTGCAGTGTGAATCTTTCAGCCCCCACAAATTTCAAGAACAAG ATGGTGAAACTCTACCTGAAAACCAGGGGTTGGCACCAAAGCAAGAAGTctttaaaaaagtggaaaatttggCAGATATATCTAGTAGACTCCAAAGAGATGTTCCCCTGCATTCTAAGTACAGAGAAACTTGTAGACCTGAGAGCAGGGTCGAAAAGCAGCGAGGACACCCCACCGGAGAGAGACGTCACAGGtgcaatgaatgtgggaaaaGCTTCACTCAGAGTTCAGTCCTCATTCAGCACCAGAGAATCCACACTGGGGAGAAGCCATATGAATGTGAAGAGTGTGGGAAGGCCTTCAGCCAGAGGTCAGGCCTAAATGAACATCAGCGGagccacactggagagaaaccctatcaaTGTAAggagtgtgggaaagccttcagtgcCAGCAATGGCCTCATTCGACACAGAAGAATCCATACAGGGGAAAAGCCATATGAATGTGAagagtgtgggaaagccttccgcCTGAGCTCATACCTTGTTCAGCATCAGAGgatacacactggagagaagcgcTATCAGTGTAATGAGTGTGGAAAAACCTTCAGTCAGAATGCAGGGCTTTTCCAGCACCTCCGAAttcacactggtgagaaaccctatCAGTGCAGTCAATGCAGTAAAAGCTTTAGTAGGCGAACACTCCTTATGAAACATCAGAGAAGCCACACTGGAGAGAGACCATATGAATGTGATGAGTGTGGAAAATCCTTCAGTCATCATTGCAACCTTATTAGACATTTCAGAATCCATACTGTTGCTGAACTGGACTAA